The Besnoitia besnoiti strain Bb-Ger1 chromosome Unknown contig00036, whole genome shotgun sequence genomic sequence TGCCTCCCGGCAGAGCAAAAACAGATGACTGTGTAGACGATGCAcacgaggacgagggcggcaccggagaagcggcgggaGCTGAGCCGCCCGCTTGAAGGCGCGTCTGACTTTCCTCAGTTCTGTTCTCGCGCGGGAACGCggacaggcgcgcagcgtccTCATTCTGGAGCTGCTGCCTTTCGCCCCGTGCGGCCcgtccagctgctgcgccctcgtcgcctcagCATTTCCATTCTGTTCTTGATGTTCGCCGCTGCATTTCGCACGAGCCCGCCGGAgcgctcgtctctgcaggGCCGCAAATCGTTCTGCCCCAAAGCGCTGGAGGATCTCCTCCCGAGCCTCCCGAATCTCGtggggctgcatgcggctcaAAATATGAAGATTTTCGTTTTCAATCTCCGCAGCCAATGCCTTGCCACCGCCCCAGGTCCTGAAACGCTCGTGCTGCCACGGTCGCTGAAGCTGCTTGCTGCCGTCGCACCGGTAGGCCCCGTTTTCGGTCGCAAGCCTCCT encodes the following:
- a CDS encoding uncharacterized protein (encoded by transcript BESB_051170); this translates as MQPWIVAKGRELGVPSASAFSLEVEVMRLSVAQAKAVVGGRRQRRHTRRLATENGAYRCDGSKQLQRPWQHERFRTWGGGKALAAEIENENLHILSRMQPHEIREAREEILQRFGAERFAALQRRALRRARAKCSGEHQEQNGNAEATRAQQLDGPHGAKGSSSRMRTLRACPRSRARTELRKVRRAFKRAAQLPPLLRCRPRPRVHRLHSHLFLLCREAGSAFSSGASSRVGRWQLRRPGRRLRKRNDLGPAFQGSCETAVGKSAWPGRCEGWTS